In one window of Janthinobacterium sp. 1_2014MBL_MicDiv DNA:
- a CDS encoding PsiF family protein, giving the protein MKQLIALCIAAAFAGSAFAAAPEAAPVAKTAQQSKMTTCNADAAGKKGDERKAFMKECLSAKPAPAMTQQNKMKACNVDAKDMKGDERKAFMKSCLSAPKK; this is encoded by the coding sequence ATGAAACAATTAATCGCCCTCTGCATCGCCGCCGCGTTTGCCGGCTCTGCCTTTGCTGCCGCGCCGGAAGCGGCCCCTGTCGCCAAGACGGCGCAACAGTCGAAGATGACCACCTGCAATGCAGATGCCGCCGGCAAGAAAGGCGATGAACGCAAGGCGTTCATGAAGGAATGCCTGAGCGCCAAGCCGGCACCGGCCATGACGCAGCAAAACAAGATGAAGGCGTGCAATGTTGACGCCAAGGACATGAAGGGCGACGAGCGCAAGGCCTTCATGAAATCGTGCCTGAGCGCGCCCAAGAAATAA
- a CDS encoding energy transducer TonB: MSCPHSFCLSSAGRLLATAGLAVLLQGCNTTTPAPSATPAVVVPASMPAGCAAPAWPLEAKRHGAQGRVTLRFTVEADGKVSKAAVIRSSGYPALDQAAREALAKCVFNPETLDGKPVASKVTMPYQWINE; encoded by the coding sequence TTGTCCTGTCCGCATTCCTTCTGCCTCTCTTCCGCCGGCCGTCTGCTGGCCACGGCTGGCCTGGCCGTCCTCTTGCAAGGCTGCAACACAACAACACCGGCGCCGAGCGCCACACCGGCCGTCGTCGTGCCGGCCAGCATGCCGGCCGGCTGCGCAGCGCCAGCCTGGCCGCTGGAGGCGAAACGGCACGGCGCCCAGGGCAGGGTCACGCTGCGCTTCACGGTGGAAGCGGACGGCAAGGTCAGCAAGGCGGCAGTCATCCGCTCCAGCGGTTATCCCGCCCTCGACCAGGCGGCCCGCGAGGCGCTGGCCAAGTGCGTATTCAATCCCGAAACGCTGGACGGCAAGCCCGTCGCCAGCAAGGTAACCATGCCCTACCAGTGGATCAATGAATGA
- a CDS encoding putative bifunctional diguanylate cyclase/phosphodiesterase encodes MAISSDLAHWRGLVFTRLLQVVLLLGIVTAIPSALLAAREAIWSIVALDILAIGWIGVIWHLRAMPYRWRVWQFLIVAYLVGVGLLLKIGPVSQIYMMIMPVLAALLLGMLPALSTLALTSLTIFFLGLHPDVALHMHGVPDSPVLRALIVALNFLFIAAVLTLSCAFLLRHLERSGQALSQLNAELGLTATALARLNDMVMIAEVADAHAGTGAAPATRIIFVNDAFERSSGYARAEALGRSLLFQQGPATDADELARIAAAMAGAQPARAELLNYDKSGKAYWVEVELVPFTDADGRQTHWVAVEREIDERKKSEADIHRLAFYDVLTGLPNRRLLMDRIGHLLAAAPRDHTISALMFIDLDHFKHINDARGHATGDALLRMAGERLAQLMRKADTVARLGGDEFVVLLAHLAADVDSAARAAAQVAEKIRAAIARDFDIGGQSYHCSASIGVTLLPKAGQQAHDLLREADIAMYRAKAEGRNGIAFFEAAMQAGLERRLTLERALARALDAGQLRMHVQSQVDRHGRVTGAELLMRWPQPDGSQIAPGVFIPIAEESGLIVRLGHWALREACRAATLLAQAGSPIAVSVNVSPAQFRQPDFAARVQAALAEHGTPATALILELTEGLLIDQRDASLARMRELAALGIRFSIDDFGTGYSSLAYLTSMPLYELKIDKRFIRDARDTAIVQAILAMARHLGLRVVAEGVETQEQADFLTAHACDGLQGYLIARPMPLDDFVAWLARPRS; translated from the coding sequence GTGGCGATATCGAGCGATCTCGCGCACTGGCGCGGCCTGGTCTTTACCCGCCTGCTGCAGGTGGTGTTGCTGCTTGGCATCGTGACTGCCATTCCCAGCGCGCTGCTGGCCGCGCGCGAAGCTATCTGGTCCATAGTCGCCCTCGACATACTGGCCATCGGCTGGATCGGCGTCATCTGGCATCTGCGCGCCATGCCCTACCGCTGGCGCGTGTGGCAATTCCTCATCGTCGCCTACCTGGTGGGCGTCGGCCTGCTGCTGAAAATCGGCCCCGTCAGCCAGATCTACATGATGATCATGCCCGTGCTGGCGGCGCTGTTGCTGGGCATGCTGCCAGCGCTGTCGACGCTGGCGCTGACCTCGCTGACCATCTTTTTCCTGGGCCTGCATCCCGACGTCGCCCTGCACATGCACGGCGTGCCCGACTCTCCCGTGCTGCGCGCGCTGATCGTGGCCCTGAACTTCCTGTTCATCGCCGCCGTGCTGACCCTGTCCTGCGCCTTCCTGCTGCGCCACCTGGAACGCAGCGGGCAGGCCCTGTCGCAGCTCAACGCCGAGCTGGGCCTGACCGCCACGGCGCTGGCCCGCCTGAACGACATGGTGATGATCGCCGAGGTGGCCGACGCCCATGCCGGTACGGGCGCGGCGCCTGCCACGCGCATCATCTTCGTCAACGACGCCTTCGAACGCAGCAGCGGCTATGCGCGCGCCGAGGCGCTGGGCCGCAGCCTGCTGTTCCAGCAGGGCCCCGCCACCGATGCGGACGAACTGGCGCGCATCGCCGCCGCCATGGCCGGCGCCCAGCCGGCACGCGCGGAATTGCTGAACTACGACAAGAGCGGCAAGGCGTACTGGGTGGAAGTGGAACTGGTGCCGTTCACGGATGCGGACGGCAGGCAGACGCACTGGGTGGCCGTCGAGCGCGAGATCGACGAACGCAAGAAATCGGAAGCGGACATCCACCGCCTGGCCTTCTACGATGTGCTGACGGGCTTGCCCAACCGGCGCCTGCTGATGGACCGCATCGGCCACCTGCTGGCCGCCGCGCCGCGCGACCATACAATCAGCGCGCTGATGTTCATCGACCTCGACCACTTCAAGCACATCAACGACGCGCGCGGCCACGCCACCGGCGACGCGCTGCTGCGCATGGCGGGCGAACGGCTGGCACAGCTGATGCGCAAGGCCGACACGGTGGCGCGCCTGGGCGGCGATGAATTCGTCGTGCTGCTGGCGCACCTGGCCGCCGACGTCGACAGCGCCGCCCGCGCGGCGGCCCAGGTGGCCGAGAAAATCCGCGCCGCCATCGCGCGCGACTTCGATATCGGCGGGCAGTCCTACCACTGCTCGGCCAGCATCGGCGTGACCCTGCTGCCGAAAGCGGGCCAGCAGGCGCACGACCTGCTGCGCGAAGCCGACATCGCCATGTACCGCGCCAAGGCGGAAGGACGCAATGGCATCGCCTTTTTCGAGGCAGCCATGCAGGCGGGCCTGGAGCGCCGCCTGACCCTGGAACGGGCGCTGGCGCGCGCCCTCGATGCGGGCCAGCTACGCATGCACGTGCAGTCGCAGGTCGACCGCCACGGCCGGGTGACGGGCGCCGAATTGCTGATGCGCTGGCCGCAGCCGGACGGCAGCCAAATCGCGCCCGGCGTGTTCATCCCCATCGCCGAGGAATCGGGCCTGATCGTCAGGCTCGGGCACTGGGCCCTGCGCGAGGCGTGCCGCGCCGCCACGCTGCTGGCGCAGGCCGGATCGCCCATCGCCGTGTCCGTGAACGTCAGTCCGGCGCAGTTTCGCCAGCCCGATTTCGCCGCCCGCGTGCAGGCCGCGCTGGCCGAGCATGGCACGCCGGCCACCGCCCTGATCCTGGAACTGACGGAAGGCCTGCTGATCGACCAGCGCGACGCCTCGCTGGCGCGCATGCGCGAACTGGCAGCCCTCGGCATCCGCTTTTCCATCGACGATTTCGGCACCGGCTATTCCAGCCTCGCCTACCTGACGTCGATGCCGCTGTACGAGCTGAAAATCGACAAGCGCTTCATCCGCGACGCGCGCGACACGGCCATCGTGCAGGCGATCCTGGCCATGGCGCGCCACCTGGGCTTGCGCGTCGTGGCCGAAGGCGTGGAAACGCAGGAGCAGGCCGATTTCCTCACCGCCCACGCCTGCGACGGCCTGCAGGGCTACCTGATTGCGCGGCCCATGCCGCTCGACGACTTTGTCGCTTGGCTGGCCCGGCCCCGCTCTTAG
- a CDS encoding S9 family peptidase: MRLVLPLLAPSLLLSLLAAALPAVSAAPTTTAPTPITLDQAMADPDWIGTPVEAAWWGWNGQLYYKQKRLGSPLRDTYQLPNASAKLNSGKKVDDAQLANLDGQQMVLNRAGTRAILLRNGDLFERDLKSGSLTQITRGVSAISDPQYSNDGAAVQYRSGTDWFSWNRAERLSAPVALLRAAKDPDAKPEADALRELQLRLIVNLARQKEDREASRERRQEERRLDSTRAPEPLYLGDKVTISGSALSPDGRWLLFVTQDKAAEKGKLGKLARYVTETGYPEADDERTRVGRNMPIAQSLKLADLRTGQVREIGFDSLPGIATDPLASLRAEQKLPPLKGNRGVRVDAQRDGIAWTDDGSKVAVRIRAIDNKDRWIANVDLANAALLPVHRISDTAWVNRRADEFGWLPDNATLWYVSEESGYAHLYTKTGAAPARALTSGQWEVSAVEWSRDGKTAYFMCNPQAPGTYEVCASTARDGGAREVTNLKGVENFGLSPDGGKLLLRYSTSYMPAQLATVAVAGGKATILTDTRSDAFKARNWVMPQLVQVPSTHGAAPIWAKLYRPAKLEAGKQYPIVMFAHGAGYLQNVTERYPVYFREQMFHNLLVEQGYIVLDVDYRASLGYGSAWRTAIYRQMGHPELEDFIDGANWLARQHQGDIRNVGIYGGSYGGFMSLMALMRAPDVFKSGAALRPVTDWTTYNHEYTANILNTPDVDPQAYKISSPIEYADKLTGNLLIAHGMIDDNVFYQDSVRLSQRLIELKKDNWEMASYPMERHGFVQPEAWYDEYRRIYQLFQRTLK; this comes from the coding sequence ATGCGTCTGGTTCTTCCCCTGTTGGCCCCTTCCCTGCTGCTGTCTCTGCTGGCCGCCGCCCTTCCCGCCGTCAGCGCGGCCCCCACCACCACCGCCCCCACGCCGATCACGCTGGACCAGGCCATGGCCGATCCCGACTGGATCGGCACGCCCGTCGAAGCGGCATGGTGGGGCTGGAATGGCCAGCTCTACTACAAGCAGAAACGCCTCGGCTCGCCCCTGCGCGACACCTATCAATTGCCAAACGCCAGCGCCAAGCTCAATAGCGGCAAGAAAGTCGACGATGCGCAACTGGCGAACCTCGACGGCCAGCAGATGGTGCTCAACCGCGCCGGCACGCGCGCCATCCTGCTGCGCAACGGCGACTTGTTCGAGCGCGACCTGAAAAGCGGCAGCTTGACCCAGATCACGCGCGGCGTCTCGGCCATCAGCGACCCGCAATATTCAAACGACGGCGCCGCCGTGCAGTACCGCAGCGGCACCGACTGGTTCAGCTGGAACCGTGCCGAGCGCCTGAGCGCCCCCGTCGCCCTGCTGCGCGCCGCCAAGGACCCGGACGCCAAGCCGGAAGCGGACGCCTTGCGCGAGCTGCAGCTGCGCCTGATCGTCAACCTGGCGCGCCAGAAGGAAGACCGCGAGGCGAGCCGCGAACGGCGCCAGGAAGAGCGCCGCCTGGACAGCACGCGCGCGCCGGAACCGCTCTACCTGGGAGACAAGGTGACGATTTCCGGCAGCGCCCTGTCGCCGGACGGCCGCTGGCTGCTGTTCGTCACGCAGGACAAGGCCGCCGAAAAAGGCAAGCTGGGCAAGCTGGCCCGCTACGTCACGGAAACGGGCTACCCGGAAGCGGACGACGAGCGCACGCGCGTGGGCCGCAACATGCCCATCGCGCAAAGCCTGAAACTGGCCGACCTGCGCACGGGCCAGGTACGCGAGATCGGCTTCGACAGCCTGCCCGGCATCGCCACCGACCCGCTGGCCTCGCTGCGCGCCGAACAGAAGCTGCCGCCCCTGAAAGGCAACCGTGGCGTGCGCGTCGATGCGCAGCGCGACGGCATCGCCTGGACCGATGACGGCAGCAAGGTAGCAGTGCGCATCCGTGCCATCGACAACAAGGACCGCTGGATCGCCAACGTCGACCTGGCCAACGCCGCCCTGCTGCCCGTGCACCGCATCAGCGACACGGCCTGGGTCAACCGCCGCGCCGACGAATTCGGCTGGCTGCCCGACAACGCCACCCTGTGGTACGTGTCCGAGGAAAGCGGCTATGCCCACCTGTACACGAAGACGGGCGCCGCGCCCGCGCGCGCCTTGACCAGCGGCCAGTGGGAAGTGAGCGCCGTCGAATGGAGCCGCGACGGCAAGACCGCCTACTTCATGTGCAACCCGCAGGCGCCAGGCACGTACGAAGTGTGCGCCAGCACGGCCAGGGATGGCGGCGCGCGCGAAGTGACGAATCTGAAAGGCGTGGAAAACTTCGGCCTGTCGCCCGATGGCGGCAAGCTGCTGCTGCGCTATTCCACCAGCTATATGCCGGCCCAGCTGGCGACGGTTGCCGTCGCGGGCGGCAAGGCGACGATCCTGACGGATACGCGCAGCGACGCCTTCAAGGCGCGCAACTGGGTCATGCCGCAGCTGGTGCAAGTGCCGTCCACGCATGGCGCGGCCCCCATCTGGGCCAAGCTGTACCGCCCCGCCAAACTGGAAGCCGGTAAACAGTATCCGATCGTCATGTTCGCGCACGGCGCCGGCTACCTGCAGAACGTGACCGAGCGCTACCCTGTCTACTTCCGCGAACAGATGTTCCACAACCTGCTGGTGGAACAGGGGTATATCGTGCTCGACGTCGACTACCGCGCGTCGCTCGGTTACGGCAGCGCCTGGCGTACGGCCATCTACCGCCAGATGGGCCACCCGGAACTGGAAGACTTCATTGATGGCGCCAATTGGCTGGCTCGGCAGCATCAGGGCGACATCCGGAACGTGGGCATCTATGGCGGCAGCTACGGCGGCTTCATGAGCCTGATGGCCCTGATGCGCGCACCGGACGTGTTCAAGTCCGGCGCCGCCCTGCGTCCCGTAACGGACTGGACCACCTACAACCACGAGTACACGGCGAACATCCTGAACACGCCGGACGTCGATCCGCAAGCGTATAAAATCTCGTCGCCGATCGAATACGCCGACAAGCTGACGGGCAACCTCTTGATCGCCCACGGCATGATCGACGATAACGTGTTTTACCAGGACTCCGTGCGCCTGTCGCAGCGCTTGATCGAGCTCAAGAAGGACAACTGGGAAATGGCCAGCTACCCGATGGAGCGTCACGGTTTCGTGCAACCGGAAGCGTGGTATGACGAGTACCGCCGCATCTATCAGTTGTTCCAGAGAACATTGAAATAA
- a CDS encoding cytochrome-c peroxidase — translation MRRTISPFLFIASLAFGVPLHAAEKEPIQPIVAAKVGNPAMVELGKKLFFDPRLSRSGFISCNSCHNLSMGGTDNIKTSIGHNWQRGPINSPTVLNSSMNVAQFWDGRAKDLQEQAGGPIANPGEMAFTHELAIDVLASIPAYRAQFRHVFGQDKLTIEQVTRAIAAFEEVLVTPGSRFDQWLGGKKSALTKDELAGYRLFKSSGCIACHNGPAVGGNTFQKMGVVEPYKTAMTAEGRSAVTGKDGDRFNFKVPTLRNVELTYPYFHDGEAATLTQAVDVMGRLQLGRTFTPDENAKLVAFLKTLTGKQPHIVLPILPPSSDTTPRPVPFD, via the coding sequence ATGCGCCGCACCATATCCCCCTTCCTCTTCATCGCCAGCCTCGCATTCGGCGTCCCCCTGCATGCCGCCGAGAAAGAACCGATCCAGCCCATTGTCGCCGCCAAGGTGGGCAATCCGGCGATGGTCGAGTTGGGCAAGAAGCTGTTTTTCGACCCGCGCCTGTCGCGCTCGGGCTTTATTTCCTGCAATAGCTGCCATAACTTGAGCATGGGCGGCACCGATAACATCAAGACGTCGATCGGCCACAACTGGCAACGCGGCCCCATCAATTCACCGACGGTGCTCAATTCCAGCATGAACGTGGCGCAATTCTGGGATGGCCGCGCCAAGGACTTGCAGGAGCAGGCGGGCGGCCCCATCGCCAATCCCGGCGAGATGGCTTTTACGCACGAGCTTGCCATCGACGTGCTGGCCTCGATTCCCGCCTACCGCGCGCAATTCCGGCATGTGTTTGGCCAGGATAAACTGACCATCGAACAAGTCACGCGCGCCATCGCCGCCTTCGAGGAAGTGCTGGTGACGCCCGGGTCCCGTTTCGATCAATGGCTAGGCGGCAAGAAAAGCGCGCTGACGAAGGATGAGCTGGCCGGCTACCGGCTGTTCAAGTCGAGCGGCTGCATCGCCTGCCATAACGGCCCTGCCGTGGGCGGCAATACCTTCCAGAAGATGGGCGTGGTGGAACCGTACAAGACGGCGATGACGGCCGAAGGGCGCTCGGCCGTGACGGGCAAGGATGGGGACCGTTTCAACTTCAAGGTGCCGACCCTGCGCAACGTGGAGCTGACCTACCCCTACTTCCACGATGGCGAGGCGGCGACCCTGACGCAGGCCGTCGACGTCATGGGCCGATTGCAGCTGGGCCGCACGTTTACGCCGGACGAGAACGCCAAGCTGGTGGCCTTCCTGAAAACCCTGACGGGCAAGCAGCCGCACATCGTGCTGCCGATCCTGCCGCCATCGTCGGATACCACGCCGCGGCCCGTGCCGTTTGACTGA
- a CDS encoding PKD domain-containing protein, with product MKTLAIALGSCMLAACGGGGNGGGGDSPPPPGTSTSVTVSGTAATGKAIAGAIVNAKCQTGAGNTTTLADGSYSLVAPNGKLPCLLQITDPADGSKLHTLALGSGSAASANITPLTEMLTARVLTNEPSVSFAAFDAAVTSSRISASTVKAAQSDVGAVLAGIVDTNQLADFIATPLKAATQGNPAGGDMQDKLLDALRIKINAAQLTQVVAALARIRHTDDIRQIIAEVAAVPPVAQAGAAQNVLTGAVVTLDGSASSADAGRKLSYAWTLQSRPAGSAASLSAPTSARPTFTADLAGEYVASVIVHDGKVSSNAAAVTITASTANAAPVANAGSAQYVFSGSVVKLDGSASSDANGDALTFSWDLMAKPANSSATLSSSTSVKPTFTADVTGSYVVRLNVNDGKVSSAGATVAIIASAIDKAGPAVTAITVTPANVDVSLTSQQVSATVTVRDATGVNLSALPSPYWHHVADTVGTRIDSKWVLLSGDAKQAILRSTITIPAGAKAGQWEIGTTAFRDVAGYASTTGGYEQGFTVHNTQGNDTSGPAVSDIIVSPSFVEVSQSSQVVTATVAVTDATGINLHALPSPYWHHVADIGGTRIDSNWVLVSGDAKRATFRSTVTIPAQTKNGQWVLSSPAFLDVAGYTSMNGGQQVTFSVQNTQGNDTSGPVVSEITVSPRSIDVSQASQAVTATVTVTDTTGINLNALPSPFWYNAEIDTPRIDSNWVLVSGDAKHATFNSTVTLPAGTKGGIWKVVSTAFRDVSGYTSTNGGYEGGFTVK from the coding sequence ATGAAGACTCTGGCAATAGCGCTTGGTTCGTGCATGCTCGCTGCATGCGGTGGTGGTGGTAATGGCGGCGGTGGTGACTCGCCGCCGCCCCCTGGCACTTCCACAAGCGTAACCGTCAGCGGTACTGCCGCAACTGGCAAGGCCATAGCCGGCGCCATTGTTAATGCGAAGTGCCAGACAGGCGCAGGTAACACCACGACGCTGGCCGACGGCAGCTACAGTCTTGTGGCCCCCAATGGCAAACTCCCTTGTCTACTCCAGATCACCGATCCGGCAGATGGATCAAAATTACATACACTCGCCCTGGGAAGCGGCAGCGCGGCTTCCGCCAACATTACACCGCTGACCGAAATGCTGACGGCAAGGGTATTGACGAATGAACCTTCCGTCTCTTTTGCCGCCTTTGACGCGGCTGTTACCAGCAGCAGAATCAGCGCCAGCACGGTAAAAGCCGCGCAGAGCGACGTAGGCGCGGTGCTGGCCGGCATCGTCGACACGAACCAGCTCGCTGATTTTATTGCCACGCCGCTGAAAGCCGCTACGCAAGGCAATCCAGCCGGCGGAGATATGCAGGACAAACTCCTCGACGCGCTCAGGATAAAAATCAACGCCGCCCAGCTTACCCAAGTCGTGGCCGCGCTGGCCAGGATCCGACATACCGACGATATCAGGCAAATCATCGCCGAGGTGGCCGCCGTTCCGCCTGTTGCCCAGGCCGGGGCTGCACAAAATGTCCTCACGGGAGCTGTTGTCACCCTCGATGGCAGCGCCAGCTCGGCGGATGCAGGGCGCAAGCTAAGCTATGCATGGACCCTGCAATCCAGACCGGCAGGCAGCGCGGCAAGCCTGTCTGCACCAACCTCCGCACGGCCCACTTTTACGGCGGACTTGGCAGGCGAGTATGTTGCCAGCGTCATTGTCCATGACGGCAAAGTCAGCAGCAACGCGGCAGCTGTCACCATTACGGCCAGCACGGCCAATGCGGCGCCCGTGGCGAATGCAGGCTCCGCGCAGTACGTCTTCTCCGGCAGCGTCGTCAAACTCGATGGCAGCGCCAGCTCGGACGCCAACGGCGATGCACTGACTTTTTCCTGGGACCTGATGGCCAAACCGGCGAACAGCTCGGCGACCCTGTCTTCGTCCACCTCGGTCAAGCCTACATTTACCGCCGATGTAACGGGCTCGTATGTCGTCAGACTCAATGTCAACGATGGCAAAGTCAGCAGTGCAGGCGCAACGGTCGCGATCATCGCCAGCGCGATTGACAAGGCAGGTCCTGCCGTCACGGCCATCACCGTCACGCCCGCGAACGTCGACGTCTCGCTGACAAGCCAGCAGGTGAGCGCCACCGTCACCGTGCGGGATGCCACCGGTGTCAATCTCAGCGCACTCCCCAGCCCTTATTGGCACCATGTAGCCGATACGGTCGGCACGCGCATCGATAGCAAATGGGTACTGCTCTCGGGCGACGCGAAGCAGGCTATTCTTCGTTCGACAATCACAATCCCTGCAGGCGCCAAAGCCGGGCAATGGGAGATTGGCACGACCGCTTTTCGTGACGTGGCCGGGTATGCCAGTACGACTGGGGGATACGAACAGGGTTTCACCGTGCACAACACGCAAGGCAATGACACGTCGGGACCTGCCGTATCGGACATCATCGTGAGCCCCTCTTTCGTTGAGGTCTCCCAATCAAGTCAAGTGGTGACGGCCACGGTCGCCGTGACGGACGCCACCGGGATAAATCTCCATGCCCTGCCCAGTCCCTACTGGCATCACGTGGCGGATATCGGCGGTACCCGCATCGATAGCAACTGGGTATTGGTTTCCGGCGATGCCAAGCGTGCCACTTTCCGTTCGACTGTGACAATACCGGCACAGACAAAAAATGGGCAATGGGTATTGAGTTCACCAGCGTTTCTCGACGTGGCAGGATACACCAGCATGAATGGTGGCCAGCAAGTGACTTTCAGCGTGCAAAACACGCAAGGCAATGACACATCAGGGCCTGTCGTTTCGGAAATCACGGTGAGCCCCCGCTCCATTGACGTCTCCCAGGCAAGTCAAGCGGTGACGGCCACAGTTACCGTGACGGATACCACCGGCATCAATCTCAATGCCCTCCCCTCCCCCTTTTGGTATAACGCGGAAATTGACACTCCCCGCATCGATAGCAACTGGGTGCTGGTCTCCGGCGATGCGAAACATGCTACCTTCAATTCAACGGTGACCTTACCCGCAGGAACCAAAGGTGGGATATGGAAAGTTGTCTCGACAGCGTTTCGTGATGTGTCTGGATATACCAGCACGAATGGCGGATACGAGGGCGGCTTCACCGTTAAATAA